The DNA window TGGGGAAGGCTTCCATCAAAGGTGATCTGGTGATCTATCCTTTATATTTAAATGATCCATAATTTTCAACACGGAGAAAGGGTCATAATACGGTCTGATTTTTAACAGATTGTGGCCTCATACACTACAACATCTGGGCAAAAAAAGATAAGCCTCCTTTTGACATCAGGATGGTAAGTTTTGCTGGACACGCCATGAATATGagttaatatcaaaatcatgaaGCTGTATAATACAGTTGTGTAAAGATAGTTACTGCCATTCTCTGTTGAGATGTGTAATTTCTTGTATTAATATTTGAGCTGGGGAAAGTTTGATAGCCTTTATCCTGGATTTTGCAGGTGGGGCTTATCTCGTCATTTCCATTATGTACCTGAAATACTGGCTGCTTTTTTCTGGACTGTCCCGGCTCTTTTTAATCATGTAAGCATTTGTATATAGGAGTAATTTCTCAAATCATGAAGTCCTGTGGACACACCGCTGATATCTTTGTTTGCTTTTGCAGTTCCTACCCTATTTCTATGTGATATTTCTAACCATCCTTCTGTTTGACCGAGCTAAAAGGGATGATGATCGATGTCGGTCCAAGTAAGCATAGATTTATAAACTTGTGTGCAAGCACATGCTCATAACCTCAATGATTTTACTTTCTTGAAGCGAAAAGCTTTTATGTTCTTACTCAGGTGGCCTCCACAGAATTgccaaactttttttaaaaaaatgtgatcTGTGGTTGTGGGCACATATCATCAGACCCTCCATGCATTTTCTAAATTAGCTAGgatgattaaaattttgacgATCTGCTTGCAGGTATGGGAAGTACTGGAAGTTGTACTGTGAGAAGGTTCGCTACAGGATTGTTCCTGGAATCTACTAAGACATCACTTGTAGTTGCAGCACAACTTGCACATTGAATGGACTGGTTTACCTGTTTATATCTGCTGGTGAACTCAAGAATGCAATGTGCTTATTATCATCCCTTGAATTGTATAACTCTTGAagagtgaattaatttattttacgtgaacagtggagataTTTTTCACTATTCTAGCCGGATCAGATCtaatttaaagctaaatttATTGAACAAAGTCCaacctagtaaaataaaataaaaaaaattatttttttatttttaattgtgttttattcgaaaaactaatttttaatattatttaatgacacaatataaattagataaaaagcttaatgatataatatttgcagaatttgataatttgatcataattttaattttgttcctgataatattttacttgatgttgttgcgcgcttaagaaaccaagaaaacttagtccttatcggatgtatttcatacatgatgaaattgtagatagtttaatggaacaataaaaaatattttaaataaagtattatttattttatgatgtaatagcagtagttaaatctataatatttaaattaaaaatcatcaatattaatatatatttttaaaaattattttataatctcaatttaaaaaacattcttaattaaatacattaaattactttttattaaaccttaatttcaattataattttaatcaaatatatataaatatcaaattaatatcaagcaaaaatactttttataaaataattttattcaaattacaATCATACAAAAATTATCACAAATTcacaatataaaacatattcttaatcgctaaataaagaaaacaagtgACGATCCATCTCCCAAACCTGGGGGGTCGGTCCATGTAATCAAAGGCCCGCAATTGTAAAACCAACTACAAGTCGGTTACTAATAGGAGTCCTTCCATTGCTGTGGAGCAGTGACGTCTTGTCGGCTGGTTAGCGGAAGAGAGAATTCCCATCGCCTGAACGGGAACGGATTAAGCTAATATTATCAGGTACTTGTTTATTAGGGTTTACTTCCACGAATCAATCTGATCTGATCTCTTCTTTCGATGCTTTAAATCTATAATCTTTGTAGCCTAAATTAATACCTTTTGGGCTTCTTATCAATGTTGAAacagaggaggagaagaagatcGATCGATTAATCAATGTCTGGTTATGAGAATGTTGTGGGTGGGAAATTGAAGCTGAAGGGGAAAGCTTTGGATGTGAAAGCTGGCAGccttaagaagaagaagaagaaacatgtTAAGAAACAAGTCGATTCTTCTGATCTCGTCATCCATAATGAGCTTTCTACTGGTTTgggtttcttcctttttttctaaaaatcccctctttgttaatttcttgtttgTAAGCTGTTAGTCTTTGGATTCTTGTTGGAGGCTGGGATTAGTTTCGTTTCTGGGGTTGAATCTGGGTGGTCACTCCCATTCGTAGAAAATGCACctctgttgtttttgttgttgttgtgaaCTTTCAAGCCTGCCGTGCTGCTGTTTTCTTCGTCTTTATCtatgtttataaaatttaatcaagtAGTAATTATTACAGATTTTTGAAGGAAACACTGTCATCGTGTGTCCTGACAGAACTCAATTAAACCAAAGTTTAGGGTGATTGGCAGCCTTCGAAATCAATGGTTGCTGAACAACCTCGTGTACTATTTCTACTTCTTGTTCTCAGGGCATTTTTCTACGTCATTGGTGATCATCGTGTTTCCGGAGAATGACAGAAATTAGGAAGCACAatcattttggttttatttcacGCACATCATCTAGAGAAATATCTTGATTGCTGgcttgatttctttgtttttgagttCTGGTAATCTTTGATTTAAATGAATTGCTGAAATATCCCAATAATAGAGCAGTCTCTGTGAAAAAGAGGTGTTGCTCCTTGTAACCTTTTCATGTAATTCGTGTTATGTTATATTTTACTGCTCCACTTTAATTTCGGAGGATCATCGATTAATGTTGGTATTTGGTATAGGCCAAAGCGTAGAAGAACCAACTGATGATCCTAATGAGGAAGATATTAATGATGAAGGCAAAACGAGCGAGGAAGGAAAGGCTGCTTCTTACATTGATCATCTCACACCTGCAGAGAGACGATACATTGagcagagagagagaattgATGTTCATAGGATGGCGAAAGAAGCTGATAAATCTCACCGTGACAGGATTCAAGATTTCAACCAATATTTGGCCAACATGAGCGAGCACTATGACATTCCTAAAGTTGGCCCTGGCTAAAAGATCCATCTTCTTCGTTGTAATTTCAAATTTAGAATTGTGGCGAACATGTGGTTTTATGTTTCCCAAGATTTCTATATTTACCTTTCTCCACTCAGTTTTTCCGCACATTACTCTCAAGGTACTCCATTATGTTTATGAAATTTGCTGGTTGTGCTGTTGACGGTCTTctatctaaggtaagctgccTGAGTCTGTTAAGTGTTGCCCGTGCCAAATTATCATGGCCAGTGTCGTCATCAATACGATGGGttaaaggaaggaaggaagaaggAAAGCTCAAAAACTGAACATGGATACGGAGTCCTCCAGTCATCAGAGCATAAAAGGGATTTGATTGGTGCACAGAACTCGTGTTGATTGGGTATTTGGGTTCAGGGGAAACCCTATCCAGCCTGCATATCTTTTAGGAGTTCTTAGTGTAAATTTGTGCAGGAAACTAGTGCTTGCCAATTAAGTAACAACAGCAATCCTAATTCAAGTAATCGGTTCTTTTAAGAGCCTGTGCCATCGACCGTGCTCATCGTATTCCATAGTGCTGCTTCTACTTTCCTGCCGCGTCATCATTTGCTTTAAAAACACTCATTCAAGCAAAACAAGCCTTGTGTAATCTGCTTGTTAATGAAGAATTTTCAGGTCGATAGCTGTCCTAAATATGTGTTGGCCTCACAATCCCGTGCAACAAGGCTGTGATTAGAAGGCTTGCATATTAggtcataaattttattctcttcccgtttctttttcttaatgaatccaaaaaaaaaaaaaaacaagactaaTAGGATGCAATCCTGTGCCTCATAAGATGTTTCACCGGTGTCACTATCTCTCAATGAGATGACAATTGACCTGTCCTAAACACAACGTAGTCAAAACCTTATGCACGAGTCTTCCCATGCCCAAGACAGAGCTTCCGTGTCACAAGTATGCTAGAAGAGTAGTTAGAGCAGACAACGGAAGTTcacaaaaaatttacaaaaaaaccaGTTCCTCTTCGGAATGATAAGATTCTTTAACTTGTGATAAGATAAATCATGGGATTTGACACTGCCTGAATACAAACCTTATTGCATAAATACACAAGGAACAGTTTAGTCTTTTACTGCCCAGAACAACTCCAATTTGAATAAACAAATTACACACCAGCTATCACAACCTGAAAGGCTACAAGCACTGCAAAGTGGCATCAACGAATTTACCAACACTGATTCTTcagacaaacaaatacaatagtTCAAGTGCTGTTGGTCTCATGCTGCCACAAATACTCCTTGGATAACCAAAATTTGGGGCACCTAAATCATCGAGTCTCGTCCTCCAAGGCACGGAAACCAGCAGTCAAATCCTCATGCAACTTGCTGAATTTTTCCACGAGAACTGCTTCCCCTTCTGCgggatcctcaaacttttgagaCCTGCAACATCGACAGATGACAATATCAGAAGGTAATCCTAGTGGATTTCTGAATAGCATTGCTCTTCACTAGGGGATTCTTGCCAGAAGTACATAATACTTACACTAGACGATAGAAGAGATCTCCCAACCGATGTTTGATAAGGCTGTATGATATCTTCTGACCATCCATGCCAGCACCTCTCTCAACAGCCTGCATGTTGAATTGCAAACTTGTTCATCAAAGATCCAGAACAAACCATATTACACCCACTACAGGTTGTGAGCAGGTGTGTGAGTTTTAATATCAGACCTACAATTATTGACTGCTGAAACTTGAAGTAtaacaaaagagaagaagaatgcCCAGACTCCTCTCACAGCAAGCAAACTTGCAAATAATTACAGTAAACGATAGAATACCAGAGGAGGGGGATAATTTACCTGGTTGGCCAAATTACAGAAATGAATGATGTTGCGCATCATCCAAACAGACTTGTAGAAAGGACAGAACTTGTCATATCTACCAGCCAAACAAACACACATTCAAAGATGAGGATTGCAGAACTATGATAAATCTTAATTACTCAAAATGAAAGATAGAGAAAAGATCAAGTAACGAGGTTGGGGCATACGGAGTAAATGCATTCTGAGCAAGATAGTCCTCCCTCAAAAGTTTCGCAGTCTCCAGGGTGATCTTATCTGTTTCAGCTAAAGCGTCCTTTCCAACAAGCTGCAATAATCCAGAAAGTCATGGTTATTCAATCTCAAGCAGACAAAAGAAACCAAATAAACTTTCATCCTCATGAATTGTCACATGGCAAAACCGAGATAGTAAGGATGATGTGCTGTGCCATATTTGCCTCAAAGTAAGGGTGAAATAGAGACCAAATAACAGTGCCACTACAGTGAAACTCTACATGATTCCAAGGAGATCTACAGTATCATAACCGCCTATTGTGACCAATCTCCACTAAGCATCTTTTATGCCAAATTAAGATTTGCAAATCAACCAATTTAGAAGGGCAAGAGAAGACATGGAGTACTCGTACAATTAAGGTTCTGCAGCAAAGGTAACACTGAAACAACAACCCCACCATATAGTTCACAGAATTCATCCATATATTTCTTCAACAGTTCCAGGTAAATCACATATTTTATAGTTCTTGGAGCTAAGAAAAccagaagagaagaaaattttgaaggaagaaaaaaacatacttGGACAATTTCATTCAAGTCATCTTCTCTTTGGAGCACTTCCCGTGCCTTTGTCCTGATGTTGATAAAATCTGGATCAAATCGCTCATAAAATGACTCCAAAGCCTGACAACAGAAGGGGGACAACCTAAATAAATATGAACAGGTTCCATAGAATATAGGATTCGATGAATGAAATATCCAATGAGCAtccaaataattataatttcaaaagaaaaacaaagggaaaagTTTGTAGAAAAATTGAAACCTACCCCTGAGTACTTAGAGTAGGAAATAAGCCAGTTTACAGATGGAAAATGTTTCCTTTGTGCAAGTTTCTTGTCCAAACCCCAGAAGACCTGCAAAAGTACAAATGAATAAcctcattttaatataaataaataaataaagcttgggcgaaaaaaatccaaaatggcATCAAGATGGAACGTATCATTTTTAAGACTATAAATTACATGTGCTTGGACTTCAAATTTAACCTGGATCACTGAAGCAGAATCATTTTTGGGCCTAGGCTATGCTTTCCAGCTTGTTGATCAGTAATTCAGCCATGCTGAAGTTGGCTTGATTAATTAAACATATCTTTCTAtggtttttcctttcaattttgaaatttctgTTTCTTGTCTTACTGTTTATCAggcaacctaaaaaaaattatttgcctACTGCAACAAGTTATTTCAAgcttttcacaaaaaaaaaataaaaaataaaaaatttaggtcTTGGAAGaatgctaagaaaaaaaaaacactgaactCTCTGTTTTACTCAGCAATCTATGATGTGCTAATTGCTTCTAGTATGAAAGATGGTGAACATAGTTTGTAATTACCTGGACAATGCTGAGGGTAGCAGATGTAACAGGATCGGAGAAATCTCCTCCAGGTGGGGAAACTGCACCAACAATTGTGACACTACCTGTACGCTCTGGCGAACCAAGGCATTTTACTTTACCAGCACGTTCATAAAAGGAGGCCAAACGTGCTGCCAGATAAGCAGGGTATCCACTATCAGCAGGCATTTCTGCCTGCAAACATAATTAAGAAATATGCAATTAGAGTTTATCAGAGtaggataaaaacaaatttcacaATATGCATGAAAGAATTAGCATAATATATCATAGTTCTCACTTCTCAGCTACTTCATTTGTCTAATAAATAACAACATACAAAGAATCAATCATGAGAATAGTGTATCCTTAATCCAATATCAACAGTAACAGCTGATGATATTGCCAATCACTTGTGGAAGACAGCACCTAATAACATGTTGGAACCAACCATTAAGTATTAACTTTATCCAGCTTCGACAAATCTAGCTAACAAAAACATAgttattttttgcattaaagGTTTGCAAATGATATGCAAGTAAAGGTAACACTGACAAATGGCACAAATGATATAGACCACACAAAAGCACCAGCTAACACTGCAATATATCAGACTTTAACATGTGAAGCATTCAAAAATTCTTCCAAGGCATTGAGATAAATGTTGGTAGAGGCTAACCAGCCGTCCAGAAATTTCACGCAATGCCTCTGCCCAACGGGATGTTGAATCTGCCATCATGCTCACATTGTAGCCCATATCTCTGAAGTATTCAGCTATAGTGATTCCTGAGAGCAACACATCCACCCACAAGTTGAAGAAAATCAACACAAGGCATTCAATAAGATAGAACATCACCAACAATAAATGAATCTAATACATAGAATTTTCAAATTCATGCAAATCAGGCATGCTTCTAGCATAAGCAATAATTTacaagtttgagtttttttcttcagtCCACTGCACATGTGGTCTAAATAGCCTA is part of the Populus alba chromosome 10, ASM523922v2, whole genome shotgun sequence genome and encodes:
- the LOC118060207 gene encoding uncharacterized protein; its protein translation is MSGYENVVGGKLKLKGKALDVKAGSLKKKKKKHVKKQVDSSDLVIHNELSTGQSVEEPTDDPNEEDINDEGKTSEEGKAASYIDHLTPAERRYIEQRERIDVHRMAKEADKSHRDRIQDFNQYLANMSEHYDIPKVGPG